In Xylanibacillus composti, a genomic segment contains:
- a CDS encoding RraA family protein, whose amino-acid sequence MNRFFRGIGCIGFHDTLPDELSIKMHAWMLLVQCRAQNVNASKRVGELYGCCSSERECVEEVIGLFLQGRFGKLLLHNVVTGTHRTTKGEDRMSTEERQQLLELYKDLRVTDVRDGMDWVGMHGYGSVHHEIRPLFRTRAVGIARTARYLPYEGPVPRVTGDEYTEWVKWYYKEVCNDPWGQDIEEGDFICLDVAGVDVGLLGSNNTLDFKLKGARGYLTNGGGIRDTDEVIMQGIPVWSKFISQGMDQARIRYYEKDTPIAIGGVAIYPGDVVVADGDGVVVVPRKLAFEVARYAHQELRGDKEGRKKLYEKLGWELDDTVK is encoded by the coding sequence ATGAACCGTTTTTTTCGGGGAATCGGGTGTATCGGTTTCCATGACACGCTGCCTGATGAATTGTCGATCAAGATGCATGCCTGGATGCTGCTCGTCCAATGCCGGGCGCAAAATGTAAACGCCTCCAAACGGGTGGGCGAGTTGTACGGCTGCTGCTCCTCTGAACGGGAATGCGTGGAGGAGGTGATCGGGCTTTTCTTGCAGGGCAGGTTCGGGAAGCTGCTTCTTCACAATGTGGTGACTGGAACACACAGGACAACAAAAGGAGAGGATCGAATGTCAACGGAAGAAAGACAACAGTTGCTGGAATTGTACAAGGATCTTCGCGTAACTGACGTGCGTGACGGAATGGACTGGGTGGGCATGCATGGATATGGCTCTGTTCATCACGAAATCCGTCCGCTGTTCCGTACCAGAGCGGTAGGGATTGCCCGAACAGCCCGCTACTTGCCTTATGAGGGGCCTGTGCCAAGAGTGACGGGAGACGAGTATACAGAATGGGTCAAATGGTACTACAAGGAAGTGTGCAACGATCCATGGGGCCAGGACATTGAAGAAGGCGATTTTATCTGCCTGGACGTGGCTGGTGTCGATGTGGGCTTGCTCGGCTCGAACAATACGCTGGACTTCAAGCTCAAGGGTGCAAGAGGATACTTGACCAACGGCGGCGGTATTCGCGACACAGACGAGGTGATCATGCAGGGCATTCCGGTGTGGTCGAAATTCATTTCCCAAGGGATGGACCAGGCGCGCATTCGCTACTATGAGAAGGATACTCCGATTGCAATCGGCGGCGTGGCGATTTATCCGGGAGATGTAGTCGTAGCCGATGGCGACGGGGTAGTTGTCGTGCCGCGCAAGCTGGCTTTTGAAGTGGCC